The proteins below are encoded in one region of Zootoca vivipara chromosome 10, rZooViv1.1, whole genome shotgun sequence:
- the TXN2 gene encoding thioredoxin, mitochondrial gives MAQKLLLRPFLSIPAKQLSAPLRSQPPLLLCRVSAAPCNLTWRLPVPFTAVPATTRTFSTTLVFRHTFNIQDGDDFQDRVLKSEKPVVIDFHAQWCGPCKILGPRLEKIVAKQKGKVLMAKVDIDDHTDLAIEYEVSAVPTVLAMKNGDVVDKFVGIKDEDQLEAFLMKLMGP, from the exons aTGGCCCAAAAGCTCCTCCTCAGGCCATTCCTCTCCATCCCTGCCAAGCAGCTCTCTGCTCCGCTCCGTTCACAGCCACCTTTGCTTCTCTGCCGGGTTTCGGCTGCGCCCTGCAATCTCACCTGGCGTCTGCCCGTCCCCTTCACCGCTGTGCCTGCAACTACTAGGACATTTTCCACTACTTTGGTCTTCAGGCACACCTTTAACATCCAGGATGGGGATGACTTCCAAGACAGAGTTCTGAAGAGTGAGAAGCCAGTGGTGATTGATTTTCACGCCCA GTGGTGCGGTCCCTGCAAGATCTTGGGGCCCAGGCTAGAAAAGATAGTGgccaaacagaaggggaaggtcTTGATGGCAAAAGTAGACATCGACGACCACACAGACTTAGCCATTGAATACGAG GTTTCAGCAGTGCCCACAGTCCTGGCTATGAAGAACGGCGATGTGGTGGATAAGTTTGTAGGGATAAAAGATGAGGATCAGCTGGAAGCCTTCCTCATGAAGCTCATGGGACCTTGA